The following proteins are encoded in a genomic region of Lytechinus variegatus isolate NC3 chromosome 7, Lvar_3.0, whole genome shotgun sequence:
- the LOC121418614 gene encoding uncharacterized protein LOC121418614 isoform X1 has translation MLSPVFHGGSLKMELNSTMQVLIIQTGGTIDKAYPKRKGGYAFEIGESAARGILEQHKVPLRFRYETVCQKDSQDITDEDRLNLLTVCNDCSEKLILITHGTDTLLSTASFLGHQNLPKRIVLTGALLPEKFKDSDAAFNIGMALGALQCLPSNGIYVTMNGLVMPWRQAMRDPDTGQYVPK, from the exons TTTTTCATGGAGGATCACTCAAGATGGAACTAAATTCTACAATGCAAGTTCTTATCATTCAAACTGGAG GAACGATTGACAAGGCTTATCCAAAGAGGAAAGGAGGTTATGCCTTTGAAATTGGGGAGAGTGCAGCTAGGGGCATCTTAGAACAGCACAAGGTTCCTCTCAGATTTAGATATGAGACTGTGTGTCAGAAAGATAGCCAGGATATCACTGATGAGGACAG GTTGAATCTTCTTACAGTATGCAATGACTGCAGTGAGAAGCTCATTCTAATCACCCATGGAACAGACACCCTCCTGTCCACGGCGTCATTCCTTGGCCATCAGAACCTACCAAAGAGAATCGTCCTCACAGGTGCATTACTTCCGGAAAAATTCAAAGACTCTGATGCTGCTTTTAACATCGGCATGGCCCTTGGAGCCCTCCAGTGCCTGCCATCAAATGGGATCTATGTCACTATGAATGGCTTGGTGATGCCATGGAGACAAGCGATGAGGGACCCAGACACTGGACAGTATGTGCCAAAATAG
- the LOC121418614 gene encoding uncharacterized protein LOC121418614 isoform X2: protein MELNSTMQVLIIQTGGTIDKAYPKRKGGYAFEIGESAARGILEQHKVPLRFRYETVCQKDSQDITDEDRLNLLTVCNDCSEKLILITHGTDTLLSTASFLGHQNLPKRIVLTGALLPEKFKDSDAAFNIGMALGALQCLPSNGIYVTMNGLVMPWRQAMRDPDTGQYVPK, encoded by the exons ATGGAACTAAATTCTACAATGCAAGTTCTTATCATTCAAACTGGAG GAACGATTGACAAGGCTTATCCAAAGAGGAAAGGAGGTTATGCCTTTGAAATTGGGGAGAGTGCAGCTAGGGGCATCTTAGAACAGCACAAGGTTCCTCTCAGATTTAGATATGAGACTGTGTGTCAGAAAGATAGCCAGGATATCACTGATGAGGACAG GTTGAATCTTCTTACAGTATGCAATGACTGCAGTGAGAAGCTCATTCTAATCACCCATGGAACAGACACCCTCCTGTCCACGGCGTCATTCCTTGGCCATCAGAACCTACCAAAGAGAATCGTCCTCACAGGTGCATTACTTCCGGAAAAATTCAAAGACTCTGATGCTGCTTTTAACATCGGCATGGCCCTTGGAGCCCTCCAGTGCCTGCCATCAAATGGGATCTATGTCACTATGAATGGCTTGGTGATGCCATGGAGACAAGCGATGAGGGACCCAGACACTGGACAGTATGTGCCAAAATAG